In Daphnia pulex isolate KAP4 chromosome 7, ASM2113471v1, one genomic interval encodes:
- the LOC124197440 gene encoding dynamin-like isoform X9, protein MAGNQGMESLIPLVNKLQDAFTSLGVQMSLDLPQIAVVGGQSAGKSSVLENFVGRDFLPRGSGIVTRRPLILQLINSPQEYGEFLHCKGKIFADFDEIRKEIEADTDRLTGTNKGISNLPINLRVYSPHVLNITLIDLPGLTKIAVGDQPLDIEAQIRDMIFQFITKETCLILAVTPANIDLANSDALKLAKEVDPDGLRTIGVITKLDLMDEGTDARDILENKLLPLRRGYVGVVNRSQKDIDGRKDIKVAVAAERKFFLGHPSYRHMAERMGTPYLQRVLNQQLTNHIRETLPGLRDRLQKQLLSMEKEVEQFKHFRPDDPSIKTKAMLQMIQQLQSDFERAIEGSGTANINTMELSGGAKINRLFHERFPFEIVKMEFDEKELRREIAFAIRNIHGIRVGLFTPDLAFEAIVKKQISRLKEPSLKCIDLVVAELTNVVRFCAEKMNRYPRLREEAERIITTQIREREQRCKDQIILLNECELAYMNTNHEDFIGFAKAESISMTRAQQSSENASNTGRKLGNQVIRKGYMSISNLGIMKGGSRDYWFVLSSETLSWYKDDEEKDKKYMLNLDGLKLRDIEQGFMSRRHAIGLFNKDGRNVYKDYKQLEVSCETQDDVDSWKASFLRAGVYPEKLSDTTNGEDSADRENSASMDPQLERQVETIRNLVDSYMKIVTKTTRDLVPKTIMHLMINDTKDFIMAELLANLYATGDTNNMMEESAEEAVKREEMLRIYHACKEALKIIGDVSMATVSTPVPPPVRGGDDYFRSGPDNSSIGQRVSPPSPGGPNRRPMSGVAPAPAPGPGSSVSRAPPAPPVTGRPAPAVPNRPGDATGRAPPAPPSRPGGTALPPPLVPTRPMPSVPPRLPDRPQIPGRPYYH, encoded by the exons ATGGCAGGCAATCAGGGAATGGAATCCCTTATTCCTCTCGTGAATAAATTGCAAGATGCCTTCACTTCGTTGGGGGTGCAAATGTCTCTTGACCTACCCCAAATTGCTGTTGTGGGTGGGCAAAGTGCAGGAAAAAGCTCTGTgctggaaaattttgttggCAG GGATTTCCTACCTCGTGGCTCTGGCATTGTCACTCGACGTCCCCTTATCTTGCAGCTGATCAACTCTCCTCAGG AATATGGAGAGTTTTTGCACTGCAAAGGAAAGATCTTTGCTGACTTTGATGAGATTCGTAAGGAAATTGAGGCAGACACTGACCGATTAACTGGTACCAACAAAGGAATATCCAACTTGCCCATCAATTTGAGAGTATACTCTCCTCACG tGCTGAACATCACCCTGATCGACTTGCCCGGTCTGACCAAGATCGCTGTTGGCGATCAGCCTTTGGACATCGAGGCTCAAATCCGAGACatgatttttcaattcatcACCAAGGAGACTTGCCTTATCCTGGCAGTCACTCCTGCCAACATTGATTTGGCTAATTCGGATGCCTTGAAATTGGCCAAGGAAGTGGATCCCGATG GTTTGCGAACAATTGGTGTCATCACCAAGCTGGATTTGATGGACGAAGGAACGGATGCTCGAGACATTTTGGAGAACAAGCTGCTGCCGTTGCGGCGCGGCTACGTCGGTGTGGTCAACCGTAGCCAAAAGGATATCGACGGACGCAAAGACATTAAAGTGGCTGTAGCGGCCGAGCGCAAATTCTTCCTCGGCCACCCATCCTACCGCCATATGGCTGAGAGAATGGGAACGCCCTACCTTCAACGTGTTCTCAATCAGCAGCTCACTAACCACATCCGTGAAACGTTGCCAGGATTGAGAGACCGTCTCCag AAACAATTGCTGAGCATGGAGAAGGAAGTGGAACAGTTCAAACACTTTCGTCCCGACGACCCGAGCATCAAGACGAAAGCCATGCTTCA GATGATCCAGCAGCTCCAGTCGGATTTCGAGCGGGCCATCGAAGGTTCTGGCACGGCCAATATTAACACGATGGAACTGTCTGGCGGTGCCAAGATCAACCGCTTGTTCCACGAGCGTTTCCCATTCGAAATTGTCAAGATGGAGTTTGACGAGAAAGAGTTGCGCCGCGAAATTGCGTTCGCCATCCGCAACATCCACGGTATTCGCGTCGGTCTCTTCACTCCCGATCTTGCCTTTGAGGCCATCGTCAAGAAGCAGATATCCCGCCTCAAGGAACCCTCCCTCAAGTGTATCGATTTGGTCGTCGCCGAGTTGACTAACGTTGTCCGCTTCTGCGCCGAAAAG ATGAACCGTTATCCACGACTACGCGAAGAAGCCGAGCGTATCATCACGACACAAATTCGCGAGCGTGAGCAGCGATGCAAGGACCAGATCATTCTCCTCAACGAGTGCGAGTTGGCTTACATGAACACCAACCACGAGGACTTTATCGGATTCGCAAA AGCGGAGAGCATCTCTATGACACG CGCCCAGCAGTCGTCGGAGAATGCCAGCAATACAGGACGAAAGCTTGGCAATCAAGTCATCCGCAAAGGCTACATGTCCATCTCCAATTTGGGCATCATGAAAGGCGGTTCGCGGGATTACTGGTTCGTTTTGAGCTCGGAGACCCTGTCGTGGTACAAAGACGACGAG GAGAAAGATAAGAAGTACATGCTGAATCTGGACGGTCTGAAGCTGCGTGATATCGAGCAAGGATTCATGTCTCGTCGGCATGCCATTGGCCTTTTCAATAAAGACGGTCGCAACGTGTACAAG GATTACAAGCAGCTGGAAGTGAGTTGCGAGACTCAAGATGATGTCGATTCGTGGAAGGCTTCTTTCTTGCGTGCCGGTGTCTACCCCGAAAAGTTGTCTGATACCACCAACGGTGAAGATTCTGCTGATCGCGAGAATTCCGCTTCAATGGATCCCCAACTTGAGCGACAG GTTGAAACTATTCGTAATTTGGTCGACTCGTACATGAAAATCGTGACCAAGACCACGAGAGATTTGGTGCCCAAGACGATCATGCACTTGATGATCAACGATACCAAGGATTTTATCATGGCTGAGCTGCTGGCCAACCTCTACGCTACTGGCGACACG AACAACATGATGGAAGAGAGTGCCGAGGAGGCCGTCAAGCGAGAGGAAATGTTGCGAATCTACCACGCCTGTAAAGAAGCCCTGAAGATTATTGGTGACGTGTCGATGGCCACAGTTTCAACGCCCGTTCCTCCGCCCGTTAGGGGTGGCGACGACTACTTCAGGTCTGGACCTGATAATTCAAG TATCGGTCAGCGAGTGTCACCACCGTCTCCTGGCGGTCCTAACCGTCGCCCAATGAGTGGAGTCGCTCCAGCTCCCGCTCCTGGTCCGGGATCATCGGTCAGCCGAGCTCCACCGGCTCCTCCGGTGACTGGCCGCCCCGCACCGGCCGTACCTAATCGCCCTGGAGATGCAACCGGAAGGGCCCCACCGGCACCACCTTCACGTCCCGGCGGAACTGCGCTCCCGCCGCCACTTGTGCCAAC GAGACCCATGCCGAGCGTACCGCCGCGGCTACCGGATCGACCTCAAATTCCCGGCCGACCTTACTATCACTAG
- the LOC124197440 gene encoding dynamin-like isoform X11, translated as MAGNQGMESLIPLVNKLQDAFTSLGVQMSLDLPQIAVVGGQSAGKSSVLENFVGRDFLPRGSGIVTRRPLILQLINSPQEYGEFLHCKGKIFADFDEIRKEIEADTDRLTGTNKGISNLPINLRVYSPHVLNLTLIDLPGLTKIAVGDQPIDIEMQIRSMILTYITKSSCLILAVTPANIDLANSDALKLAKEVDPAGLRTIGVITKLDLMDEGTDARDILENKLLPLRRGYVGVVNRSQKDIDGRKDIKVAVAAERKFFLGHPSYRHMAERMGTPYLQRVLNQQLTNHIRETLPGLRDRLQKQLLSMEKEVEQFKHFRPDDPSIKTKAMLQMIQQLQSDFERAIEGSGTANINTMELSGGAKINRLFHERFPFEIVKMEFDEKELRREIAFAIRNIHGIRVGLFTPDLAFEAIVKKQISRLKEPSLKCIDLVVAELTNVVRFCAEKMNRYPRLREEAERIITTQIREREQRCKDQIILLNECELAYMNTNHEDFIGFANAQQSSENASNTGRKLGNQVIRKGYMSISNLGIMKGGSRDYWFVLSSETLSWYKDDEEKDKKYMLNLDGLKLRDIEQGFMSRRHAIGLFNKDGRNVYKDYKQLEVSCETQDDVDSWKASFLRAGVYPEKLSDTTNGEDSADRENSASMDPQLERQVETIRNLVDSYMKIVTKTTRDLVPKTIMHLMINDTKDFIMAELLANLYATGDTNNMMEESAEEAVKREEMLRIYHACKEALKIIGDVSMATVSTPVPPPVRGGDDYFRSGPDNSSIGQRVSPPSPGGPNRRPMSGVAPAPAPGPGSSVSRAPPAPPVTGRPAPAVPNRPGDATGRAPPAPPSRPGGTALPPPLVPTRPMPSVPPRLPDRPQIPGRPYYH; from the exons ATGGCAGGCAATCAGGGAATGGAATCCCTTATTCCTCTCGTGAATAAATTGCAAGATGCCTTCACTTCGTTGGGGGTGCAAATGTCTCTTGACCTACCCCAAATTGCTGTTGTGGGTGGGCAAAGTGCAGGAAAAAGCTCTGTgctggaaaattttgttggCAG GGATTTCCTACCTCGTGGCTCTGGCATTGTCACTCGACGTCCCCTTATCTTGCAGCTGATCAACTCTCCTCAGG AATATGGAGAGTTTTTGCACTGCAAAGGAAAGATCTTTGCTGACTTTGATGAGATTCGTAAGGAAATTGAGGCAGACACTGACCGATTAACTGGTACCAACAAAGGAATATCCAACTTGCCCATCAATTTGAGAGTATACTCTCCTCACG TTCTTAATTTGACCCTGATTGATTTGCCTGGCTTGACGAAAATTGCCGTCGGTGACCAACCTATCGACATTGAGATGCAAATACGTAGCATGATCCTCACCTATATCACAAAATCTAGTTGCCTCATCCTGGCTGTTACCCCTGCCAACATTGATTTGGCCAATTCGGATGCTTTGAAACTGGCCAAAGAAGTAGATCCTGCag GTTTGCGAACAATTGGTGTCATCACCAAGCTGGATTTGATGGACGAAGGAACGGATGCTCGAGACATTTTGGAGAACAAGCTGCTGCCGTTGCGGCGCGGCTACGTCGGTGTGGTCAACCGTAGCCAAAAGGATATCGACGGACGCAAAGACATTAAAGTGGCTGTAGCGGCCGAGCGCAAATTCTTCCTCGGCCACCCATCCTACCGCCATATGGCTGAGAGAATGGGAACGCCCTACCTTCAACGTGTTCTCAATCAGCAGCTCACTAACCACATCCGTGAAACGTTGCCAGGATTGAGAGACCGTCTCCag AAACAATTGCTGAGCATGGAGAAGGAAGTGGAACAGTTCAAACACTTTCGTCCCGACGACCCGAGCATCAAGACGAAAGCCATGCTTCA GATGATCCAGCAGCTCCAGTCGGATTTCGAGCGGGCCATCGAAGGTTCTGGCACGGCCAATATTAACACGATGGAACTGTCTGGCGGTGCCAAGATCAACCGCTTGTTCCACGAGCGTTTCCCATTCGAAATTGTCAAGATGGAGTTTGACGAGAAAGAGTTGCGCCGCGAAATTGCGTTCGCCATCCGCAACATCCACGGTATTCGCGTCGGTCTCTTCACTCCCGATCTTGCCTTTGAGGCCATCGTCAAGAAGCAGATATCCCGCCTCAAGGAACCCTCCCTCAAGTGTATCGATTTGGTCGTCGCCGAGTTGACTAACGTTGTCCGCTTCTGCGCCGAAAAG ATGAACCGTTATCCACGACTACGCGAAGAAGCCGAGCGTATCATCACGACACAAATTCGCGAGCGTGAGCAGCGATGCAAGGACCAGATCATTCTCCTCAACGAGTGCGAGTTGGCTTACATGAACACCAACCACGAGGACTTTATCGGATTCGCAAA CGCCCAGCAGTCGTCGGAGAATGCCAGCAATACAGGACGAAAGCTTGGCAATCAAGTCATCCGCAAAGGCTACATGTCCATCTCCAATTTGGGCATCATGAAAGGCGGTTCGCGGGATTACTGGTTCGTTTTGAGCTCGGAGACCCTGTCGTGGTACAAAGACGACGAG GAGAAAGATAAGAAGTACATGCTGAATCTGGACGGTCTGAAGCTGCGTGATATCGAGCAAGGATTCATGTCTCGTCGGCATGCCATTGGCCTTTTCAATAAAGACGGTCGCAACGTGTACAAG GATTACAAGCAGCTGGAAGTGAGTTGCGAGACTCAAGATGATGTCGATTCGTGGAAGGCTTCTTTCTTGCGTGCCGGTGTCTACCCCGAAAAGTTGTCTGATACCACCAACGGTGAAGATTCTGCTGATCGCGAGAATTCCGCTTCAATGGATCCCCAACTTGAGCGACAG GTTGAAACTATTCGTAATTTGGTCGACTCGTACATGAAAATCGTGACCAAGACCACGAGAGATTTGGTGCCCAAGACGATCATGCACTTGATGATCAACGATACCAAGGATTTTATCATGGCTGAGCTGCTGGCCAACCTCTACGCTACTGGCGACACG AACAACATGATGGAAGAGAGTGCCGAGGAGGCCGTCAAGCGAGAGGAAATGTTGCGAATCTACCACGCCTGTAAAGAAGCCCTGAAGATTATTGGTGACGTGTCGATGGCCACAGTTTCAACGCCCGTTCCTCCGCCCGTTAGGGGTGGCGACGACTACTTCAGGTCTGGACCTGATAATTCAAG TATCGGTCAGCGAGTGTCACCACCGTCTCCTGGCGGTCCTAACCGTCGCCCAATGAGTGGAGTCGCTCCAGCTCCCGCTCCTGGTCCGGGATCATCGGTCAGCCGAGCTCCACCGGCTCCTCCGGTGACTGGCCGCCCCGCACCGGCCGTACCTAATCGCCCTGGAGATGCAACCGGAAGGGCCCCACCGGCACCACCTTCACGTCCCGGCGGAACTGCGCTCCCGCCGCCACTTGTGCCAAC GAGACCCATGCCGAGCGTACCGCCGCGGCTACCGGATCGACCTCAAATTCCCGGCCGACCTTACTATCACTAG